In the genome of Hymenobacter cellulosivorans, one region contains:
- a CDS encoding LacI family DNA-binding transcriptional regulator, producing MKPINLKKLAQELNLSVATVSRALNDRYDISQPTKDRVRALANKLNYEPNPYASSLRRQKSKTIGVVIPEVANHFFSLAINGIEEVARHNNYHVLIYLTHEDYQRELAMARLLASGRVDGVLLSVASESEDFGHLEFLRERGIPIVFFDRVYDEMPTAKVTTDDYESGYRATEHLLEAGCRTVAHLTVSQNLSIGRRRKEGYIQALTDRGITYDESLVLLAQETKAQDISRIQQLLTERPEVDGIFASVESQATNSYEACRNLGRTIPGDIKIIGFSNLEIASLLQPALTTITQPAYSIGKEAAKILFQAISKNRVISPAQSLVLKSELVVRASTLGG from the coding sequence ATGAAACCCATCAATCTGAAGAAGCTTGCCCAGGAGTTGAACCTGTCGGTGGCTACCGTTTCGCGGGCACTCAACGACCGGTACGACATCTCGCAGCCCACCAAAGACCGGGTGCGGGCCTTGGCCAACAAGCTCAACTATGAGCCCAACCCGTACGCCAGCAGTCTGCGACGCCAGAAAAGCAAAACCATTGGTGTCGTAATCCCGGAAGTGGCCAACCACTTCTTTTCCTTAGCCATCAACGGCATTGAGGAAGTGGCCCGCCACAACAATTACCATGTGCTGATTTACCTGACCCACGAGGATTACCAGCGCGAACTGGCTATGGCCCGCCTGCTGGCCAGCGGCCGCGTAGATGGCGTGCTGCTGTCAGTGGCCAGCGAGAGCGAGGACTTCGGCCACCTGGAGTTTCTGCGGGAGCGGGGCATTCCCATCGTGTTTTTCGATAGAGTCTACGACGAGATGCCCACGGCCAAGGTCACCACCGACGACTACGAAAGCGGCTACCGTGCCACCGAGCACCTGCTTGAAGCCGGCTGCCGCACTGTTGCTCACCTCACCGTGTCGCAGAACCTCTCCATTGGCCGCCGCCGCAAGGAAGGCTACATTCAGGCCCTGACCGACCGGGGCATCACCTACGACGAAAGCCTGGTGCTGCTGGCCCAGGAAACCAAGGCCCAGGACATCAGCCGGATTCAGCAACTGCTGACTGAGCGGCCGGAAGTCGACGGGATTTTTGCCTCCGTTGAAAGTCAGGCTACCAACAGCTACGAGGCTTGCCGCAACCTGGGCCGCACCATTCCCGGCGACATTAAGATTATCGGATTTTCGAACCTGGAAATTGCTTCCCTGCTGCAGCCAGCTCTTACGACCATTACCCAACCCGCTTACTCAATTGGTAAGGAAGCGGCCAAAATTCTCTTTCAGGCCATCAGCAAAAATCGGGTCATCTCACCGGCCCAAAGTCTGGTGCTGAAGTCGGAGCTGGTAGTGCGCGCCTCAACTTTAGGAGGCTAA
- the bglX gene encoding beta-glucosidase BglX — MKRTFRTAVLLSLGLLLSPTLHAQKAARTAASTATDEQKMQRFIDDLMSKMTLEEKIGQLNLITVGFDVTGPVVSKDVDANIRKGLVGGVFNTYTPVAARKLQDMALKESRLRIPLMFGYDVIHGHRTIFPIPLGLSASWDMTAIERSARVAAEESAADGLHWVFSPMVDIARDPRWGRVAEGGGEDPYLGSQIARAMVRGYQGTDLSKNNTVMACLKHFALYGAAEAGRDYNTTDMSLPRMYNEYLPPYKAAIEAGVGSVMSSFNDINGIPATGNKWLLTDLLRKQWGFKGFVATDYTAIPEMINHGVGNEAQVSAMALNAGADQDMVGEVYLRNLAQNLKDGTVKQEVIDLSCRRILEGKYKLGLFQDPYRGVSEKRAKATLMKKEFLDDARDVARKSFVLLKNDKNALPLKKSGTIALVGPLATRQHDLLGNWSAAGDWKQAVSVEQGIRNVAGSGVKIVTAQGANITDDQLLIDRLNAFGGALNVDKRSAEEMIQEAVKAAQGADVVVAVVGEAQGMSGEAASRSDIGLPGQQLELLKALKKTGKPLVVVLMNGRPLTLNWENQNADAILETWFAGTQGGNAIADVLFGAYNPSGKLTITFPQSVGQVPLYYNHKSTGRPFNDQPLDKYKSRYLDISNEPLYPFGYGLSYTTFSYSKPELSATSMNLGGTLDVKVTVKNTGNYDGEEVAQLYLRDVVGSVSRPVRELKGFQKVMLKKGESRTLTFHLTTDDLKFYNNDLQWVAEPGAFQIFVGPNSRDTQEASFTLTSGSAAN, encoded by the coding sequence ATGAAACGTACTTTTCGTACCGCCGTGCTATTGTCGTTGGGCCTTCTGCTGAGCCCCACGCTGCACGCCCAGAAAGCTGCCCGCACCGCTGCTTCCACCGCCACCGATGAGCAGAAAATGCAGCGGTTTATTGACGACCTGATGAGCAAGATGACGCTGGAGGAAAAAATCGGCCAGCTGAATCTGATAACCGTGGGCTTCGACGTGACCGGGCCGGTGGTGAGCAAGGATGTGGACGCCAACATCCGCAAGGGCCTGGTTGGTGGCGTATTCAATACCTACACGCCGGTGGCCGCGCGCAAGCTTCAGGACATGGCCCTTAAGGAGTCGCGCCTGCGGATTCCGCTCATGTTTGGCTACGACGTAATTCACGGCCACCGCACCATTTTCCCGATTCCGCTGGGCCTCTCGGCTTCCTGGGATATGACGGCCATTGAGCGCAGTGCCCGGGTAGCGGCCGAAGAATCGGCGGCGGATGGGCTGCACTGGGTGTTTTCGCCCATGGTGGATATTGCCCGCGACCCACGCTGGGGCCGGGTAGCGGAAGGCGGTGGGGAAGACCCGTACCTGGGCTCCCAGATTGCTAGGGCCATGGTGCGTGGCTACCAGGGCACCGACCTGAGCAAGAACAACACGGTGATGGCCTGCCTCAAGCACTTTGCCCTCTACGGGGCGGCAGAAGCCGGGCGCGACTACAACACCACCGACATGAGTCTGCCACGTATGTACAACGAGTACCTGCCCCCTTACAAAGCCGCCATTGAGGCCGGGGTGGGTTCGGTAATGTCTTCCTTCAACGACATCAACGGCATCCCGGCCACCGGCAACAAGTGGCTGCTGACCGACCTGTTGCGCAAGCAGTGGGGCTTCAAGGGCTTTGTGGCCACCGACTATACCGCCATTCCGGAGATGATAAACCACGGCGTGGGCAACGAGGCCCAGGTCTCGGCTATGGCCCTGAACGCCGGTGCCGACCAGGACATGGTAGGCGAGGTGTACCTACGCAACCTAGCTCAAAACCTCAAGGACGGCACCGTGAAGCAGGAAGTTATTGACCTCTCGTGCCGCCGCATCCTGGAGGGCAAGTACAAGCTCGGCCTGTTTCAGGACCCGTACCGCGGCGTGAGCGAGAAGCGGGCCAAGGCCACGCTGATGAAAAAGGAATTCCTGGACGACGCCCGCGACGTGGCCCGCAAAAGCTTCGTGCTGCTCAAGAATGATAAAAATGCCTTGCCCCTGAAAAAGTCGGGCACCATTGCCTTGGTTGGCCCGCTGGCCACCCGGCAACACGACCTGCTCGGCAACTGGAGCGCCGCCGGCGACTGGAAACAGGCTGTTTCGGTAGAGCAGGGTATCCGCAACGTGGCTGGTAGCGGCGTGAAAATCGTGACGGCTCAGGGTGCCAACATCACCGACGACCAGCTGCTGATTGACCGCCTCAACGCCTTTGGAGGCGCGCTGAACGTGGACAAGCGCAGCGCGGAGGAAATGATTCAGGAAGCTGTGAAAGCAGCGCAGGGTGCCGACGTGGTGGTGGCCGTGGTAGGCGAGGCCCAGGGCATGTCGGGGGAGGCCGCCAGCCGCTCGGATATCGGCCTGCCTGGCCAGCAGCTGGAGCTGCTCAAGGCCCTGAAGAAAACCGGCAAGCCCCTGGTGGTGGTGCTCATGAACGGGCGGCCTCTGACGCTGAACTGGGAAAACCAGAACGCCGACGCCATCCTCGAAACCTGGTTTGCCGGCACCCAGGGCGGCAACGCCATTGCCGACGTGCTGTTCGGGGCCTACAACCCCTCGGGCAAGCTCACCATCACGTTCCCGCAGAGCGTAGGCCAGGTGCCGCTGTACTACAACCACAAAAGCACTGGCCGGCCCTTCAACGACCAGCCGCTCGATAAGTACAAGTCGCGCTACTTGGACATCTCCAACGAGCCGCTGTATCCCTTCGGCTATGGCCTGAGCTACACCACGTTCAGCTACTCTAAGCCCGAGCTGAGCGCCACTAGCATGAATCTGGGCGGCACGCTCGACGTGAAAGTAACCGTGAAAAACACCGGCAACTACGACGGGGAGGAAGTAGCCCAGCTCTACCTGCGCGACGTGGTCGGCTCGGTGTCGCGGCCGGTGCGGGAGCTCAAAGGCTTTCAGAAGGTGATGCTCAAAAAGGGCGAGAGCCGCACGCTCACCTTCCATCTTACTACCGACGACCTCAAGTTCTACAACAACGACTTGCAGTGGGTGGCCGAGCCCGGCGCCTTCCAGATATTTGTGGGCCCCAACTCCCGCGACACCCAGGAAGCCAGCTTCACGCTGACCAGCGGCTCGGCGGCCAACTAA
- a CDS encoding SdiA-regulated domain-containing protein, translating into MKPVTLSLAGALTAVFLTGSPVLAQSAAQAYDWQQPTATYSLPKELQEVSGIALLSGQRLGCIEDQTGTIYIYNLASKSVESTLKFGKKGDYEDLARLPGAWLVLRSDGTLFKYKDDGTTSSYPTGLTAANNPEGLAYDASSKTLLIACKGAAGVGQPDQRRAIYRLDAKTYQAQTKPAFVLDVAEIIALDRRQSPGSAINRFAPSAVAVHPLTRHIFVLAASGNALVEMDAQGTPLAVQKLPRKLFPQPEGLTFAPNGDLYISSEMGDNGKAGTIQFFRASPIAANK; encoded by the coding sequence ATGAAACCAGTAACTCTCTCACTAGCAGGCGCCCTGACCGCTGTTTTCCTTACCGGCAGCCCGGTCCTGGCGCAGTCGGCAGCCCAGGCCTACGACTGGCAGCAGCCCACAGCCACCTATTCGCTGCCCAAGGAGCTGCAGGAAGTCTCGGGTATTGCCCTGCTCTCCGGGCAGCGCCTGGGCTGCATTGAGGACCAAACCGGGACTATCTACATCTATAACCTGGCAAGCAAGAGCGTAGAATCAACGCTGAAATTCGGCAAGAAAGGCGACTACGAGGATCTGGCCCGTCTGCCGGGAGCCTGGCTGGTGCTCCGCTCCGACGGGACGCTGTTCAAATACAAGGACGACGGTACTACCAGCTCCTACCCCACCGGCCTGACGGCGGCCAACAACCCCGAAGGCCTGGCCTACGATGCCAGCTCCAAAACGCTGCTGATAGCCTGCAAAGGCGCCGCAGGCGTGGGCCAGCCTGACCAGAGGCGCGCCATTTACCGCCTCGACGCCAAAACCTACCAGGCCCAAACTAAGCCCGCTTTTGTGCTGGACGTAGCCGAAATTATAGCCCTGGACCGCCGCCAGAGTCCGGGTTCGGCCATCAACCGATTTGCGCCCTCAGCCGTGGCTGTGCACCCGCTTACCCGCCACATCTTTGTGCTGGCCGCCAGTGGCAACGCTCTGGTAGAAATGGACGCACAAGGCACCCCGCTAGCCGTGCAGAAATTGCCTCGCAAGCTGTTTCCCCAACCCGAAGGCCTGACTTTTGCGCCCAACGGCGACCTGTACATTTCCAGTGAAATGGGCGACAATGGCAAGGCCGGCACCATCCAGTTTTTCCGGGCCTCACCTATTGCGGCCAACAAGTAA
- a CDS encoding phosphatase PAP2 family protein yields the protein MPSSIARSVALVAVWAASIFPAFSQVVPPVAAPADTTHKFENPAGVSPAVTRPWYKGKLVKATIVPAVLITYGALHANNRGFYTNEQANRDIHKLFPTYRTRLDDILIFAPYAELGLVALAGVESRDDRLNTFLVVLKSEAIMLTTVFAVKNLVREPRPDGSDNLSFPSGHTAQAFLAASIVHTEFRDKSQWYGIGAYTIATSVAALRMINSKHWQSDVVAGAGFGILSAHLGYLTHRNRWGRKPLLREGMSFSPTWQTGYTPAGNLAGGAGLRFTWQLH from the coding sequence ATGCCTAGTTCCATTGCCCGCAGTGTCGCCCTGGTAGCGGTATGGGCCGCTTCCATTTTTCCGGCTTTCTCCCAAGTTGTGCCCCCGGTAGCGGCACCGGCCGATACCACCCACAAGTTCGAAAATCCCGCTGGCGTGTCGCCTGCCGTGACCAGGCCCTGGTACAAGGGCAAACTAGTGAAAGCCACTATCGTACCGGCCGTCCTGATTACGTACGGGGCGCTGCACGCCAACAACCGGGGTTTTTATACCAACGAGCAGGCCAACCGCGACATTCACAAGCTGTTTCCAACTTACCGCACCCGCCTCGACGACATCCTGATTTTTGCGCCCTACGCCGAGCTGGGCCTCGTGGCATTGGCCGGCGTCGAGTCGCGCGACGACCGGCTCAATACCTTCTTGGTGGTGCTCAAAAGCGAGGCTATTATGCTAACCACGGTCTTCGCGGTAAAAAACCTGGTGCGCGAACCCCGGCCTGATGGCTCGGATAACCTGTCCTTCCCGTCGGGCCATACGGCGCAGGCCTTTTTGGCAGCCAGCATCGTGCACACCGAGTTTCGCGACAAAAGCCAGTGGTATGGCATAGGCGCGTATACCATTGCTACCAGCGTAGCAGCCCTGCGCATGATTAACAGTAAGCACTGGCAGAGCGACGTAGTAGCCGGCGCGGGTTTCGGCATTCTCTCGGCTCACCTGGGCTACCTTACCCACCGCAACCGCTGGGGCCGCAAGCCGCTGCTGCGCGAAGGCATGAGCTTTTCGCCCACCTGGCAAACGGGCTACACGCCTGCCGGCAACCTGGCCGGGGGCGCAGGCCTGCGCTTCACCTGGCAGCTGCACTAA
- a CDS encoding response regulator transcription factor — translation MKILIVEDEPALRSSLVEYLRQDGYVCEAAENYRAAHEKIKLYTYDCILLDLTLPDGNGLDLVRTLKADSSRAGVLILSARDSLDDKVLGLELGADDYLAKPFHLAELNARLKAIIRRRQFQGQRQLQFRDLCVFPDQGLVSVRDEPLPLTRMEYDLLLFFLANPNRVLTKESIAEHLWGDDADTADSFDFIYTHLKNLRKKMQEKGVDNYIRTMYGMGYKLSTE, via the coding sequence ATGAAGATTCTGATTGTGGAAGACGAGCCGGCCCTGCGCAGCTCCTTGGTAGAATACCTGCGCCAGGATGGCTACGTCTGTGAAGCGGCGGAGAACTACCGGGCGGCGCACGAGAAAATCAAGCTCTATACCTACGACTGCATCCTGCTCGATCTGACCCTGCCCGACGGCAACGGCCTGGACCTGGTGCGCACCCTGAAGGCCGACAGCTCCCGGGCCGGCGTGCTTATTCTCTCAGCCCGCGACTCGCTCGACGATAAAGTGCTGGGCCTGGAGCTGGGAGCCGATGATTACTTGGCCAAGCCCTTTCACCTGGCCGAGCTGAACGCCCGCCTCAAAGCCATTATCCGGCGGCGGCAGTTTCAGGGGCAGCGGCAGCTACAGTTCCGCGACCTGTGCGTGTTTCCCGACCAAGGGCTGGTAAGTGTGCGCGACGAGCCGCTCCCACTCACGCGCATGGAGTACGATTTGCTGCTGTTTTTTCTGGCCAACCCCAACCGGGTGCTCACCAAAGAAAGCATTGCCGAGCACCTCTGGGGCGACGATGCCGACACGGCCGACTCCTTCGACTTTATTTATACCCACCTGAAAAACCTGCGCAAGAAAATGCAGGAAAAGGGGGTAGATAACTACATCCGCACCATGTACGGCATGGGCTATAAGCTGAGCACCGAGTGA